Proteins encoded within one genomic window of Mesobacillus subterraneus:
- a CDS encoding LTA synthase family protein has protein sequence MGTNKKMSISFVLIAIVLLWLKTYTVYKFNFDIDIENKMQEFILFINPLSFLMFVLGLGIFLAGRKQKIFVVATSFIISFILYANVVYYKEFSDFITIPLLTQTSNMGDLKSSVGELISWTDLFYFADFLLILALAMVKTPKVSFKKYKSVYAAAFYFSAIGLAFFNLGLSESERPELLTRTFDREILVKNIGTYNHHIYDAYLQTKTTAQRAMADGNQLTEIENYTRAQYAEPSKEMFGAAKGKNIIVLSMESTQSFVIGQKVNGQEITPFLNEFIKDSYYFDNFYHQTAQGKTSDSEFLLENSLYPLGCGAVFFTHSGNQYMSLAERLKENSYYTAKLHANNKSFWNRDVMYNNFGYDRFYSLPDYEVNEENSVGWGMKDVDFFDQSIEHLKAMPKPFFAKFITLTNHFPFELDEEDKFIDEFDSNSGTLNRYFPTVRYTDEAFKLFIEDLKAEGLYEDSIIVIYGDHYGISENHNKAMEQYLGKEITPFVSTQLQRVPMIIHIPGHEGKTLSTVTGQIDLRPTLLNLAGIDTKQDIQFGADMFSDKQDNFVALRDGSFITEDLVYTKGVCYDKTTGEPTDGASCEPYIEHAKNELSYSDQIIYGDLLRFYGKDEE, from the coding sequence ATGGGGACTAATAAGAAAATGTCCATAAGTTTCGTTTTGATTGCCATTGTCCTATTATGGCTTAAAACCTACACGGTTTATAAATTTAATTTTGATATAGATATTGAGAATAAAATGCAGGAATTCATTCTGTTCATAAATCCATTAAGCTTCCTTATGTTTGTTCTTGGACTTGGGATTTTCCTGGCAGGAAGAAAGCAGAAAATCTTTGTTGTTGCGACTAGCTTTATAATATCCTTTATTCTTTACGCAAATGTTGTTTACTATAAGGAATTCAGTGATTTCATCACAATTCCGCTGTTGACACAGACAAGTAATATGGGTGATTTAAAGAGCAGTGTTGGCGAATTGATCAGCTGGACTGACCTCTTCTATTTTGCCGATTTCCTTTTAATCCTGGCTTTAGCTATGGTAAAGACACCTAAAGTCTCTTTTAAAAAGTACAAAAGCGTTTACGCTGCTGCCTTCTACTTCAGTGCAATCGGTCTGGCATTTTTCAATCTTGGACTTTCAGAATCTGAGCGTCCTGAATTGCTGACTCGTACGTTTGACAGGGAAATCCTTGTTAAGAATATCGGTACGTACAATCATCATATCTACGATGCGTACCTGCAAACCAAGACAACTGCACAAAGAGCCATGGCAGATGGCAATCAGCTGACTGAAATCGAGAACTATACTCGTGCTCAATACGCCGAACCTTCCAAAGAAATGTTCGGCGCAGCAAAGGGCAAGAACATTATTGTACTGTCAATGGAATCCACTCAAAGTTTTGTCATTGGCCAGAAAGTGAACGGCCAGGAAATCACGCCATTTTTGAATGAGTTCATTAAAGACAGCTATTACTTTGATAATTTTTACCATCAGACTGCACAGGGGAAAACGTCTGATTCTGAATTCCTATTAGAAAACTCTTTATATCCTCTTGGCTGCGGTGCTGTATTCTTCACCCATTCAGGGAATCAGTACATGTCACTTGCTGAGAGGCTGAAGGAAAACTCTTATTACACAGCGAAGCTTCATGCGAACAACAAGAGCTTCTGGAATCGTGACGTAATGTATAATAACTTCGGCTATGACCGTTTCTACTCATTGCCGGATTATGAAGTGAACGAAGAAAATTCTGTTGGCTGGGGCATGAAGGACGTGGATTTCTTTGACCAGTCAATTGAGCATTTAAAAGCAATGCCAAAGCCGTTCTTCGCTAAGTTCATTACGTTGACAAACCACTTCCCGTTTGAACTGGACGAGGAAGACAAGTTCATCGATGAGTTTGATTCAAATAGCGGGACCTTGAACCGCTACTTCCCAACCGTCCGCTATACGGATGAAGCCTTCAAGCTTTTCATCGAGGACTTGAAGGCAGAAGGACTTTACGAAGATTCAATCATAGTAATTTACGGTGACCATTATGGAATTTCCGAAAACCATAACAAGGCAATGGAACAGTACCTTGGCAAGGAAATCACGCCATTTGTTTCAACACAGTTGCAGCGCGTGCCAATGATTATCCACATTCCGGGTCACGAAGGCAAGACCCTTTCAACTGTAACTGGTCAAATCGACCTTCGCCCTACATTGTTGAATCTCGCTGGAATTGATACAAAACAGGATATTCAGTTTGGAGCAGACATGTTCTCTGATAAACAGGATAACTTTGTTGCCCTAAGAGATGGAAGCTTCATCACCGAAGATTTAGTTTATACAAAAGGTGTCTGCTACGACAAGACCACAGGAGAACCGACAGACGGTGCAAGCTGTGAACCTTACATCGAGCATGCCAAGAACGAGCTAAGCTACTCAGATCAGATTATATATGGAGATTTGCTTCGCTTTTATGGAAAAGATGAAGAGTAA
- the rnjA gene encoding ribonuclease J1 produces the protein METKLKKDLKIFALGGLGEIGKNTYVIEYKNEMVLVDCGIKFPDNELFGIDYVLADYTYLKQNQDKLVGIFVTHGHEDHIGGLPFLLQDVKAPIYGGDFAVELIKSKLQEHKIKGVKFHQINNDTVVEFQNIKVRFFRTTHSIADSFGVVVTTPEGNIVHTGDFKFDLTPVGAGTDFQKIAEISSEGVLCLLSDSTNSEVPGFSVSEKRVGEAIEDIFQTVDGRVIFATFASNIDRIQQVVKSSLKYNRKMVIVGRSMEKTFEIGRRLGYISAPDDAFVSINEIGKMPSNEMTIICTGSQGEPMAALARIANGTHRQISVIPGDTIVFSSSPIPGNTISVNRVIDKLHRIGAEIIHHKISEVHTSGHGKQEEQKLMIKLLNPKFFIPIHGEYRMLDMHVKLAEQCGIPRENCFILDNGDVLELSGDGGQVAGKVPAQPVYVDGSGIGDIGHIVLKDRRVLSQDGLVIVTMMINREKKQLVNKPTVVTRGFVYVRESGDLMKNVEELIKDKIVTELAGGTKDWSSLKKAVIDVVNPFLYSQTGRRPMILPIIMEV, from the coding sequence ATGGAAACGAAATTAAAAAAGGATCTTAAGATTTTCGCCTTGGGCGGTCTTGGTGAGATCGGAAAAAATACGTATGTAATTGAATATAAAAATGAAATGGTGTTAGTGGACTGCGGAATCAAGTTCCCGGATAATGAATTATTCGGAATTGATTATGTACTTGCGGATTACACTTATTTGAAGCAAAACCAGGACAAGCTGGTCGGGATTTTCGTGACGCATGGTCATGAGGATCATATCGGCGGTTTGCCATTTTTGCTGCAGGATGTAAAAGCGCCAATTTATGGCGGTGATTTCGCAGTTGAGCTTATCAAGTCAAAGCTGCAGGAGCACAAAATCAAAGGTGTGAAATTCCACCAAATCAACAATGATACAGTAGTCGAATTTCAGAATATCAAGGTGCGTTTTTTCAGGACGACACACAGCATCGCGGATTCTTTCGGTGTTGTTGTGACGACTCCGGAAGGAAATATTGTCCACACAGGTGATTTCAAATTTGACCTGACGCCAGTTGGCGCGGGCACTGATTTCCAGAAAATCGCCGAAATCAGCAGTGAGGGAGTGCTGTGTCTATTATCAGACAGCACGAACAGTGAAGTGCCAGGGTTCTCGGTATCGGAAAAACGTGTCGGTGAAGCAATCGAGGATATTTTCCAGACGGTGGACGGCCGCGTTATTTTCGCGACGTTTGCATCGAACATTGACAGAATCCAGCAGGTAGTGAAATCGTCACTAAAGTATAACCGGAAAATGGTCATCGTTGGCCGCAGTATGGAAAAGACGTTTGAAATTGGGCGCAGATTAGGGTACATTTCTGCACCTGATGATGCCTTCGTGAGCATCAATGAAATTGGGAAGATGCCTAGCAATGAAATGACAATCATCTGTACGGGAAGCCAGGGAGAACCGATGGCAGCACTTGCGAGAATCGCAAATGGTACGCACAGGCAAATTTCCGTTATTCCTGGAGATACGATTGTATTTTCTTCATCGCCAATCCCGGGCAACACAATCAGCGTAAACCGCGTGATTGATAAGCTGCATCGTATTGGCGCAGAAATCATCCATCATAAAATCAGCGAAGTCCATACTTCCGGACACGGTAAACAGGAAGAACAGAAGTTGATGATTAAGCTGCTTAATCCGAAATTCTTCATTCCGATTCATGGTGAATACCGTATGCTTGACATGCACGTAAAGTTGGCGGAACAATGTGGAATTCCTCGTGAAAACTGTTTTATTTTAGATAACGGCGATGTTTTGGAGCTGTCTGGAGATGGCGGACAGGTTGCCGGCAAAGTGCCTGCGCAGCCAGTATACGTCGATGGCAGCGGCATCGGCGATATTGGACATATCGTGTTAAAAGACAGAAGAGTCCTTTCCCAGGATGGGCTTGTAATTGTGACGATGATGATCAATCGCGAGAAGAAACAGCTTGTCAACAAGCCAACAGTGGTGACAAGAGGATTCGTTTACGTCAGGGAATCTGGCGATCTGATGAAGAATGTAGAAGAACTGATCAAGGATAAAATTGTAACAGAGCTGGCGGGCGGCACGAAGGACTGGTCGAGCCTCAAGAAGGCAGTCATCGACGTCGTTAATCCGTTCCTATACAGCCAGACGGGCAGAAGACCAATGATATTACCGATAATTATGGAAGTCTAA
- a CDS encoding methyl-accepting chemotaxis protein: protein MQSRLEKKSSQVFEEDAVLAAIERSLAMIEFDPTGKVLWANENFARTMGYRVEEMPGRMHKQFCTTEFAGSREYTELWRNLRSGKSFQEKILRVTKRGQLLWLEATYTPVYDSAGKVAGVVKVVTDITERELTATRLAEQLQQMSQDLSGRAEMGITRSEEAATAAIRLAEESKENLEILETLKSQATSIGSIVQTIREIAAQTNLLALNAAIEAARAGEHGRGFNVVAGEVRKLATRVQNSIQEVNEHIDGIAAEISKINKATQRSQTGITNNKTLNEQAVAAFKEIGSAAHELDQQAKTFKNIL, encoded by the coding sequence ATGCAGAGTAGATTGGAAAAAAAGAGTAGCCAGGTTTTTGAGGAAGATGCGGTATTAGCAGCAATTGAAAGATCACTGGCGATGATCGAGTTCGACCCCACTGGAAAAGTCCTTTGGGCGAATGAAAACTTCGCCAGGACGATGGGATACCGAGTCGAAGAAATGCCGGGCAGAATGCATAAGCAATTCTGCACAACTGAATTTGCTGGGAGCAGAGAATACACGGAATTATGGAGAAATCTGCGCAGCGGCAAGAGCTTTCAGGAAAAAATCCTGCGGGTCACGAAACGAGGCCAACTGCTCTGGCTTGAGGCGACTTATACTCCTGTGTATGATTCTGCAGGTAAAGTCGCAGGTGTAGTGAAGGTGGTCACTGATATAACTGAGCGTGAATTGACTGCAACAAGACTTGCCGAGCAGCTACAGCAAATGTCTCAAGACCTTAGCGGACGAGCGGAAATGGGCATTACAAGAAGCGAAGAAGCAGCCACTGCAGCCATCAGACTAGCAGAGGAATCAAAAGAAAACCTCGAGATTCTAGAAACACTAAAATCCCAGGCCACATCAATCGGAAGCATCGTACAAACGATCCGCGAGATTGCCGCACAAACCAACCTGCTAGCCCTGAACGCAGCCATCGAAGCTGCAAGGGCTGGAGAACATGGAAGAGGCTTCAATGTTGTAGCGGGAGAAGTCAGGAAGCTTGCCACGCGTGTCCAAAATTCTATACAGGAAGTCAATGAACACATCGACGGAATAGCTGCTGAAATCAGCAAAATTAACAAAGCCACCCAGCGTTCGCAAACTGGCATCACTAACAACAAGACACTTAATGAACAAGCAGTTGCTGCTTTCAAAGAAATCGGCAGCGCTGCCCACGAATTGGACCAGCAGGCAAAGACGTTCAAGAATATATTGTAA
- a CDS encoding glycerol-3-phosphate responsive antiterminator yields MLLDQKILPASSNMKEFEQFLESPFEIGVMLEVHISQLKNINAMTKQHGKKMIYHVDMIQGLKSDDYSTEYLCQEYKPYGLISTKSSVILKAKQKGVLAVQRVFLIDSHALEKSYKLIEKTRPDYIEVLPGAMPWMIREVKERVQIPIFAGGLIRTREEVKNALDAGASAITTSKRELWEINQFQKSDT; encoded by the coding sequence ATTCTTTTGGATCAAAAAATCTTGCCCGCATCTTCGAACATGAAAGAGTTTGAGCAATTTCTTGAAAGCCCTTTTGAAATTGGCGTCATGCTGGAGGTGCATATTTCTCAATTGAAAAATATTAATGCGATGACCAAACAGCATGGCAAGAAAATGATCTATCATGTAGATATGATTCAAGGCCTGAAGAGTGATGACTATTCCACCGAGTATCTATGCCAGGAATACAAACCGTATGGACTGATTTCAACGAAGTCGAGTGTCATTTTAAAGGCGAAACAAAAAGGAGTGCTCGCAGTGCAAAGAGTATTTTTAATTGATTCCCATGCACTCGAGAAAAGCTATAAACTCATCGAAAAAACACGCCCAGATTATATTGAGGTTTTACCGGGAGCGATGCCTTGGATGATCAGGGAAGTAAAGGAACGTGTCCAAATCCCCATTTTTGCAGGTGGCCTGATCCGAACCCGTGAGGAAGTTAAAAATGCACTCGATGCCGGGGCTTCTGCTATTACTACTTCCAAAAGGGAACTTTGGGAAATTAATCAATTTCAGAAATCAGACACATGA
- a CDS encoding glycerol-3-phosphate dehydrogenase/oxidase: MKFSNLNRKNIVVKLKKEAFDVLVIGGGITGAGIAVDAATRGMNIALLEMQDFSAGTSSRSTKLVHGGLRYLKQFEIKMVAEVGKERAIVYENGPHVTTPEWMLLPFHKGGTFGSFSTSIGLRVYDFLAGVKRSERRKMFSAAETLAKEPLVKKDGLKGGGHYVEYRTDDARLTIEVMKLAVEKGATALNYSKVKKLLYTNGIVSGVVVQDLLTGEEYEVHAKKVVNATGPWVDDIREMDDSKKGKTLKLSKGVHIVIDQSRFPLKQAIYFDTPDGRMVFAIPRDGKTYVGTTDTFYNEDPINPGMTEEDRSYLLKAIQYMFPDVKVTEKDVESSWAGIRPLIHEDGKAPSEISRKDEIWESDSNLITIAGGKLTGYRKMAETIVDLLAGKFFEEEGRTFPASQTKNLPISGGNVGGSTNLDSFVETQLEQGMKAGFTTEEARRLAYQYGSNAPIVFQLASAHKHQADQHGLPLELFAKLIYAIQYEAAATPIDFFNRRTGAILFDIHLVHNFKENVINFMRDQFSWNEQQAEAYTLELEGALTEAVTPVK; this comes from the coding sequence ATGAAATTCTCAAATCTCAACCGTAAAAATATAGTAGTAAAATTGAAAAAAGAAGCATTTGATGTTCTGGTGATTGGCGGCGGAATTACTGGTGCCGGAATTGCTGTGGATGCTGCAACAAGAGGAATGAACATTGCCCTATTGGAAATGCAGGATTTTTCGGCCGGCACTTCAAGCCGTTCGACAAAGCTCGTGCACGGCGGCTTGCGCTATTTAAAGCAATTCGAAATAAAAATGGTAGCGGAAGTCGGCAAGGAACGTGCAATTGTGTATGAAAATGGCCCGCATGTCACGACACCGGAATGGATGCTCCTCCCCTTCCATAAAGGCGGAACATTCGGCAGCTTCAGTACTTCCATCGGACTGAGGGTGTATGACTTTTTAGCAGGCGTCAAAAGATCAGAACGCCGAAAAATGTTCAGTGCGGCTGAAACACTGGCAAAGGAACCACTCGTAAAAAAGGACGGATTGAAGGGCGGCGGCCATTATGTGGAATACCGTACCGATGACGCCCGACTGACGATTGAGGTCATGAAGCTGGCGGTTGAAAAAGGTGCTACCGCATTGAATTATTCCAAAGTTAAAAAACTATTATATACAAATGGAATCGTGTCAGGTGTAGTGGTACAGGATCTTTTAACAGGCGAGGAATACGAGGTTCATGCCAAAAAAGTTGTCAATGCAACTGGCCCGTGGGTTGATGACATTCGTGAAATGGATGATTCAAAAAAAGGAAAAACCCTGAAACTTTCAAAAGGTGTGCATATCGTCATCGATCAATCACGCTTCCCGCTCAAGCAGGCGATCTATTTCGACACGCCTGACGGAAGGATGGTATTCGCGATTCCGCGCGATGGGAAAACCTATGTCGGCACGACCGATACTTTTTACAATGAAGACCCAATCAATCCTGGCATGACGGAAGAAGACAGAAGCTACTTGCTTAAAGCGATTCAATACATGTTCCCGGATGTGAAGGTCACCGAAAAAGATGTAGAATCCAGCTGGGCAGGCATTAGACCGCTAATCCACGAGGATGGCAAGGCACCTTCTGAAATCTCCAGGAAAGATGAAATCTGGGAGTCCGATTCAAACCTGATCACCATCGCCGGCGGAAAGTTGACTGGCTACCGCAAAATGGCGGAAACGATTGTCGATCTGCTTGCTGGAAAATTTTTTGAAGAAGAGGGACGCACCTTCCCGGCATCACAGACGAAGAATCTGCCTATTTCTGGCGGAAATGTCGGTGGCTCCACTAACCTAGATTCCTTTGTTGAAACGCAGCTGGAACAAGGTATGAAAGCTGGATTCACCACAGAAGAAGCTCGCCGTCTTGCCTACCAGTACGGATCAAACGCTCCGATCGTGTTCCAACTGGCATCTGCACATAAGCATCAAGCAGATCAACATGGTTTGCCATTGGAATTGTTCGCCAAGCTGATTTATGCTATCCAATATGAAGCGGCAGCAACACCAATCGACTTCTTCAACAGACGTACAGGAGCAATTTTGTTCGACATCCACCTTGTACACAACTTCAAAGAGAATGTCATCAACTTCATGCGCGACCAATTCAGCTGGAACGAACAGCAAGCGGAAGCCTATACACTGGAGCTCGAAGGAGCCTTAACTGAAGCGGTCACCCCTGTAAAATAA